A DNA window from Fuerstiella sp. contains the following coding sequences:
- the ubiE gene encoding bifunctional demethylmenaquinone methyltransferase/2-methoxy-6-polyprenyl-1,4-benzoquinol methylase UbiE translates to MPVDKSGVRIRQMFGEIAGRYDLMNHFLSAGTDIYWRSQTVKFASPTGVAPILDVCTGTGDLAFAWRKAAGANTPVLATDFTHRMLQLAEEKRDGRNVRFLEADTLSLPFQDNQFQIVSVAFGLRNVASTIGGLQEMARVCRPGGRVVVLEFSMPNNRVLSRLYQWYFRNVLPKLGQLLVRNRQAAYEYLPQSVSEFPGGNDLAAIMEEAGLEQTSWKSLTGGIAAVYIGHKPAQTE, encoded by the coding sequence ATGCCCGTTGATAAGTCTGGCGTGCGTATTCGTCAGATGTTTGGTGAGATCGCCGGTCGCTACGACCTGATGAATCATTTCCTGTCCGCTGGAACGGACATCTACTGGCGCTCGCAAACAGTTAAGTTTGCCAGCCCGACTGGTGTCGCGCCCATCCTGGATGTGTGTACAGGTACCGGTGATCTGGCTTTTGCATGGCGCAAGGCAGCAGGAGCAAACACGCCCGTATTGGCCACCGATTTTACCCATCGGATGCTGCAACTGGCCGAAGAGAAACGAGATGGTCGTAATGTTCGATTTCTTGAAGCTGACACGCTTTCGCTGCCGTTTCAAGATAATCAGTTTCAAATCGTGTCGGTGGCATTTGGACTGAGAAATGTGGCCAGTACGATTGGAGGACTGCAGGAAATGGCCCGTGTTTGCCGCCCGGGAGGTCGCGTTGTCGTGCTGGAATTCTCCATGCCCAACAATCGAGTGCTCAGTCGCCTTTATCAATGGTACTTTCGCAACGTTCTTCCAAAGCTGGGCCAGTTGCTGGTCCGAAATCGACAGGCAGCCTACGAGTATCTGCCTCAGTCTGTTTCGGAATTCCCAGGTGGAAACGATCTGGCTGCGATCATGGAGGAAGCTGGACTGGAACAGACCTCCTGGAAATCACTGACCGGTGGAATCGCCGCGGTCTACATCGGACACAAGCCCGCGCAAACCGAATAA
- a CDS encoding phosphopantothenoylcysteine decarboxylase, translating to MRILITAGPTREYVDDVRFLSNASSGRMGYAVAEASLERGHDVVLVTGPVELSAPPDAEVHRIETTDQLRIKCLELFPLCDGVIATAAVCDYRPAKRVVGKITKTGQPIVLELVETSDVLAELGTCKAHRWVVGFALESQDPRTNAMRKLRMKHCDCIVLNDTAAISSLANHVEVLSPDAEIIAEFQGAKTSVAAKLIEFVESSIAVRHSD from the coding sequence ATGCGTATTTTGATCACAGCCGGTCCAACACGAGAGTATGTCGATGACGTTAGATTCCTGTCCAACGCCAGCAGTGGAAGGATGGGATATGCAGTCGCAGAAGCATCACTCGAACGCGGTCACGACGTTGTACTGGTGACGGGTCCTGTCGAACTTTCAGCACCACCTGATGCGGAAGTTCACCGGATTGAAACAACCGATCAACTGAGGATAAAGTGTCTGGAACTGTTTCCACTATGCGACGGTGTGATTGCCACTGCAGCAGTATGCGATTATCGCCCGGCAAAACGTGTCGTCGGAAAAATAACGAAAACCGGACAACCCATCGTACTGGAACTGGTGGAAACTTCGGACGTTCTGGCGGAACTGGGAACCTGTAAGGCACATCGATGGGTAGTCGGCTTTGCTCTGGAGTCACAGGACCCGCGAACAAATGCCATGAGAAAGCTTCGGATGAAGCACTGCGACTGCATCGTGCTCAACGATACCGCTGCAATTTCGTCACTGGCCAACCACGTGGAGGTCCTGTCCCCGGATGCTGAGATAATTGCGGAATTCCAGGGAGCAAAAACAAGCGTTGCCGCAAAGCTCATTGAATTTGTGGAATCATCGATTGCGGTACGTCACAGTGACTGA
- a CDS encoding phosphopantothenoylcysteine decarboxylase: MSQSLNDCEILLGVTGGVAAWKAAELCSLLVQQGAGVSVILTDSAQKFIGRTTFEALTARPVSLGQFQPTEHFRGEHIGLAQRADLIVVAPATAASIARMAHGLADDLLTTTLLASTAPVLVAPAMNCDMWSKPSVRRNVAQLRDDGYEIIDPESGWLSCGQTGMGRMASPETIVTRITRHI; this comes from the coding sequence ATGTCCCAATCACTCAATGACTGCGAGATTCTTCTGGGCGTAACCGGCGGTGTTGCTGCGTGGAAGGCAGCGGAACTGTGCAGTCTGCTTGTTCAGCAGGGAGCCGGCGTTTCGGTGATCCTGACGGATTCCGCTCAAAAATTCATCGGCCGGACAACATTCGAAGCTTTGACCGCACGACCGGTCAGCTTAGGTCAGTTCCAACCCACTGAACATTTTCGCGGAGAGCATATTGGACTTGCTCAGCGTGCAGATCTGATCGTCGTGGCACCTGCAACTGCAGCTTCGATTGCCCGAATGGCCCACGGGTTGGCAGACGATCTGCTGACAACCACTCTTCTCGCATCCACAGCGCCGGTGCTGGTTGCACCGGCAATGAATTGCGACATGTGGTCCAAACCGTCCGTCCGGAGAAACGTGGCGCAGCTTCGGGATGATGGATACGAGATCATCGATCCGGAAAGCGGATGGCTGAGCTGTGGGCAAACTGGTATGGGCCGGATGGCCTCACCGGAAACCATCGTGACCCGAATTACCCGGCACATATAG
- a CDS encoding DNA-directed RNA polymerase subunit omega, with protein sequence MLDDFREDDIVRKVGGRFKLSTLVQKRMVALNRGAQALVDLPTRDLMEIVVAEVKDDKIYLDTSGRVQAVADESETVDALEALLAEDDGGPGVDDLAD encoded by the coding sequence ATGCTGGATGACTTCCGAGAAGACGATATTGTTCGCAAGGTTGGTGGTCGGTTCAAACTGTCCACACTGGTCCAAAAACGTATGGTGGCGCTCAACCGTGGTGCGCAGGCACTGGTTGATCTGCCAACCCGCGATCTGATGGAAATCGTGGTTGCCGAAGTGAAAGATGACAAGATTTATCTGGACACTTCAGGTCGGGTTCAGGCAGTCGCAGATGAGTCTGAAACAGTTGATGCTCTCGAAGCGTTGCTGGCGGAAGACGACGGAGGCCCCGGTGTCGATGATCTTGCGGACTGA
- the gmk gene encoding guanylate kinase yields MSNSDENLSSGPIVVLSGPSGSGKTTVVERLVTESPVPLTKSVSATTRPARTGEIHGEAYYFLKDAEFRKKLDRHDFLEHAEVFASGYLYGTLRSELHRAWTESAWAFLEIDVQGAMKVMQQYPQAVTIFLKTPSTEEFERRLRARGTETEDVIQKRLATSVRELEYSSRYRHVVVNDELDRAVREICEILKAEEIQLHAG; encoded by the coding sequence ATGTCTAACTCCGATGAAAATTTGAGTTCCGGTCCGATCGTCGTCCTGTCCGGCCCGAGTGGCAGCGGCAAGACAACCGTCGTTGAAAGACTGGTAACAGAATCCCCCGTCCCACTGACCAAATCGGTGTCTGCCACCACCCGCCCGGCACGAACGGGAGAAATTCACGGTGAAGCCTACTATTTCCTCAAAGACGCGGAATTCCGAAAAAAACTGGATCGACATGACTTCCTGGAGCATGCAGAAGTGTTCGCATCCGGTTATTTGTATGGGACACTGAGATCCGAGCTGCATCGTGCCTGGACGGAATCTGCCTGGGCATTCCTGGAAATTGATGTCCAGGGTGCCATGAAGGTAATGCAGCAATACCCTCAGGCTGTTACTATCTTCCTGAAGACACCCTCGACGGAAGAATTCGAACGCCGCCTGCGGGCGCGGGGAACGGAGACGGAAGACGTCATTCAAAAGCGTCTGGCCACTTCCGTGCGGGAACTTGAATACTCCAGTCGATACAGACATGTCGTGGTTAACGACGAACTTGATCGTGCTGTTCGTGAGATTTGCGAAATCCTGAAGGCAGAGGAGATCCAATTGCATGCTGGATGA
- a CDS encoding YicC family protein, whose translation MLLSMTGFGISTVETDVISVSVELRSVNNRYLKLNIRLPDVLNRFESQIEKQVRSQIARGTVQLSVRVRFPRNAGGYVIDAKAVQDYQRQLESLSQDYNAARPPELSDLLTLPGVVRESEPLPEVIESFWLPLEQAVSESLEQFHVFRQTEGQQMYEDLNLQHRLISEQVDKTAKLAPDVVTEYRTKLLERLVTSVSESGVAVSESDVIREVAIYADRCDINEEITRLRSHLQQFTVFLSSKASTGRKLEFLGQELFREINTIGSKANNVAIAHNVVEMKAALERIREILQNVE comes from the coding sequence TTGCTGCTGAGCATGACAGGATTTGGTATTTCGACAGTGGAGACGGATGTAATTTCTGTCAGCGTTGAACTTCGCTCTGTCAACAATCGATATCTTAAATTGAATATACGGCTGCCGGATGTATTAAATCGCTTCGAGAGTCAGATTGAGAAACAGGTCCGCAGCCAGATTGCACGCGGCACAGTGCAGCTTTCGGTACGTGTCCGTTTCCCCAGAAACGCTGGCGGATACGTGATTGATGCCAAAGCCGTTCAAGACTACCAAAGACAGCTTGAATCACTGTCGCAGGATTACAATGCTGCCCGGCCCCCTGAACTCAGTGATCTACTGACATTGCCGGGAGTGGTCAGAGAATCAGAACCACTGCCCGAAGTCATCGAATCGTTTTGGCTGCCACTGGAACAGGCGGTTTCAGAGTCGCTCGAGCAGTTCCACGTTTTTCGTCAGACCGAAGGTCAACAAATGTACGAAGACCTGAATCTGCAGCACCGGCTGATTTCGGAACAGGTCGACAAAACAGCAAAACTTGCCCCGGACGTGGTCACCGAATATCGAACGAAACTGCTGGAACGTCTTGTCACGAGTGTGTCCGAATCGGGTGTGGCCGTTTCAGAATCTGATGTCATTCGCGAGGTCGCCATTTACGCTGATCGGTGTGACATTAACGAAGAAATCACACGTCTCAGATCGCATCTGCAGCAGTTCACGGTTTTCCTGAGCAGCAAAGCCTCAACAGGTCGGAAACTGGAATTTCTCGGTCAGGAGTTGTTCCGGGAAATCAATACCATCGGTTCAAAAGCCAATAATGTGGCTATTGCCCACAACGTCGTGGAAATGAAAGCGGCTCTGGAACGCATTCGAGAAATTTTGCAGAATGTAGAGTAA
- the secG gene encoding preprotein translocase subunit SecG, producing the protein MSSPFVVGTLSFLLLLTSLFMILLVLIQRGRGGGLAGAFGGQGGQSAFGTRAGDVFTKITVVVAIIFILLASLLGRSMRAAQENADSEIGTSFTGGAQTETDESNSEDGSAPPSMEAADFDTDETSTDDGNSSANDSDETPAITSDGEAATESDDFPNVEADNVAPDAEPTGSEESGTSPSSDSDIEPADSSSEDTDSE; encoded by the coding sequence ATGTCATCACCATTCGTCGTTGGGACGTTGTCATTTCTGCTGCTCCTCACGAGTCTGTTCATGATCCTGCTTGTTCTTATTCAACGTGGGCGAGGAGGGGGACTGGCCGGCGCATTCGGTGGACAAGGTGGACAAAGTGCTTTTGGAACGCGTGCCGGTGATGTCTTCACCAAAATCACAGTGGTTGTGGCCATCATCTTCATACTCCTGGCATCGCTGCTTGGAAGATCCATGCGTGCCGCTCAGGAAAACGCGGACAGTGAAATCGGCACGAGTTTCACCGGGGGAGCACAAACTGAAACTGATGAATCAAATTCGGAAGATGGCTCTGCACCGCCTTCTATGGAAGCCGCAGACTTTGACACTGATGAAACATCGACTGACGATGGAAACTCCTCTGCTAACGACAGTGACGAAACCCCGGCAATAACATCTGATGGCGAGGCTGCGACAGAATCAGACGATTTTCCGAATGTAGAAGCGGACAATGTCGCTCCGGACGCAGAACCAACCGGGTCCGAGGAATCGGGTACATCACCATCTTCGGACTCGGACATTGAGCCCGCGGATTCCTCCAGCGAAGATACTGATTCAGAATGA
- the tpiA gene encoding triose-phosphate isomerase, which yields MRRFLVAGNWKMNTDQVTGMALAGALSTAVPESDNAVEVLVCPPFPYLSGIGTATAGSGVQLGAQDVYFEPSGAFTGEVSVSMLKDIGCSHVILGHSERRHVMGESDELINRKVRAGIKGGLHVILCVGELLNEREAGQTESVLDRQLSGGLTGVSQAEAIDLVIAYEPVWAIGTGVTASPDQAESAHAHIRKWVTDRYNSDFADKVRILYGGSVKPDNAQTLMQQPNVDGALVGGASLKADDFVPIIGAAKTLASA from the coding sequence ATGAGGCGATTTCTGGTCGCTGGTAACTGGAAAATGAACACAGATCAGGTGACTGGCATGGCTCTGGCTGGCGCTCTGTCGACGGCTGTGCCGGAATCAGATAATGCAGTGGAAGTACTCGTGTGCCCGCCTTTCCCATATCTGTCCGGGATTGGGACAGCAACCGCGGGAAGTGGTGTCCAGTTGGGTGCCCAGGATGTGTATTTCGAACCATCGGGAGCATTTACCGGAGAAGTTTCGGTTTCAATGCTAAAGGATATCGGCTGCAGTCACGTGATTCTGGGGCACAGTGAACGTCGTCACGTAATGGGAGAATCCGATGAACTGATTAACCGTAAGGTCCGAGCCGGCATCAAAGGTGGGTTGCACGTAATTCTGTGCGTCGGTGAATTACTCAACGAACGTGAAGCCGGTCAAACCGAATCGGTGCTCGATCGTCAGTTGAGCGGTGGTCTCACCGGAGTTTCCCAGGCAGAAGCCATCGACCTTGTGATTGCCTATGAACCTGTGTGGGCCATTGGAACGGGGGTCACAGCGTCTCCCGACCAGGCAGAATCTGCCCATGCCCATATTCGCAAATGGGTGACGGACCGCTACAATTCCGACTTCGCCGACAAGGTACGCATTCTATACGGTGGCAGTGTCAAGCCGGACAATGCCCAAACATTGATGCAGCAGCCCAACGTGGACGGTGCCCTGGTTGGCGGAGCCAGTCTGAAGGCAGATGACTTTGTCCCCATTATTGGTGCGGCAAAGACTCTGGCATCAGCCTGA
- a CDS encoding type III pantothenate kinase, which yields MIHNILAVDVGNSRVKYGVFKRVDDQVTPVAISAVELRKQPDVATRMAEWTDDYKIESCIAAGSNPPVLNRLIEDWPTQLPVATCIRSTQSIPVRLTVDQPDAVGLDRVLNALAASKLYPGKKLIIVDSGTATTIDLISAEGDFCGGSIFPGLRLSAYALHDYTARLPVIDMDAQPAAVPKLPGKNTIEAMRAGLYWGQLGAIREITDRLCEGTLDSTTLVLTGGGSRMLSSHFPRARCVEALALHGLVLLTQ from the coding sequence GTGATTCACAATATCCTGGCAGTGGATGTGGGAAACTCCCGCGTCAAATACGGCGTCTTTAAACGGGTTGATGACCAAGTCACGCCTGTTGCAATCTCGGCTGTGGAACTCCGAAAACAACCTGATGTGGCGACAAGGATGGCTGAATGGACTGATGATTACAAAATTGAGAGCTGTATTGCGGCTGGTTCGAATCCTCCCGTACTCAATCGTCTCATCGAAGACTGGCCGACACAGCTGCCGGTTGCCACATGCATCCGATCAACACAGTCAATTCCCGTCAGGCTCACCGTGGATCAGCCGGACGCAGTGGGCCTGGATCGGGTTCTCAATGCTCTGGCTGCCTCAAAACTGTATCCTGGAAAAAAACTCATCATTGTTGATTCCGGAACCGCAACAACCATCGATCTGATTTCAGCGGAGGGGGATTTCTGTGGGGGCTCGATTTTTCCTGGTCTGCGTCTTTCCGCATACGCATTGCATGATTACACAGCCAGGCTCCCGGTGATTGACATGGACGCTCAACCTGCCGCTGTCCCAAAATTGCCTGGAAAAAACACGATAGAAGCGATGCGAGCCGGTCTGTATTGGGGGCAACTGGGAGCAATCCGCGAAATCACTGATCGCCTGTGCGAAGGTACCCTCGATTCCACCACTCTTGTGTTGACCGGTGGCGGTAGTCGTATGCTGAGCTCACATTTTCCTCGTGCCCGGTGTGTTGAAGCTCTCGCTCTGCATGGTCTGGTGTTACTTACCCAATAG
- a CDS encoding EF-hand domain-containing protein, producing MRLPIFLLAVVNVILLTVEPAEAREKGDHHRSRWREKLMEEHDTDGDGNLNEEERRSMKKAWAGKWEDRRSRWSKIRKQYDTEDEDNPDEEERGSMKKSWAGKRKERWDARSRIHKNHHQDGDDRSGSERHDLRKAWGKRGRSDFSGRLMTHLDANKDGEISIEEVPERFRKHFKHVDLDASGTVNRREMRKACHKARTKFLSHFQQRVFDKFDRNNDGRLDIDKIIAWLHATMDRIDTSDDGFIDRSEFKAMTSPPLTKQDASEQLKNVQAELVRLSDVLEKLAESLQHRK from the coding sequence ATGAGACTACCGATCTTTTTATTGGCTGTGGTCAACGTGATTCTGTTGACCGTTGAGCCAGCTGAGGCACGGGAAAAGGGTGATCATCATCGCTCCCGGTGGCGAGAAAAACTGATGGAGGAACACGACACTGATGGCGACGGTAACCTCAACGAAGAAGAACGCCGGTCCATGAAAAAGGCCTGGGCGGGGAAATGGGAAGATCGCAGGAGCCGATGGAGCAAGATTCGTAAACAATACGACACCGAGGACGAGGACAATCCGGACGAAGAAGAACGTGGGTCCATGAAAAAATCATGGGCTGGGAAGCGGAAAGAGCGTTGGGACGCACGGAGCAGGATTCACAAAAATCATCACCAGGATGGTGATGACAGATCCGGGTCAGAGCGTCACGACCTGCGCAAGGCATGGGGTAAACGTGGGCGAAGTGATTTTTCCGGACGTCTGATGACCCATTTGGATGCGAATAAAGATGGTGAGATCAGTATTGAGGAAGTTCCTGAAAGATTTCGTAAGCACTTCAAACATGTCGACCTGGATGCAAGTGGCACAGTCAACAGGAGGGAAATGAGGAAGGCCTGCCACAAAGCGCGAACGAAATTTCTCTCTCATTTCCAACAGCGAGTCTTTGATAAATTCGATCGGAACAATGACGGCAGGCTCGATATCGATAAAATCATCGCGTGGCTGCACGCAACAATGGATAGAATCGATACCAGTGACGACGGCTTCATCGACAGGTCGGAGTTCAAGGCGATGACCAGCCCCCCGCTGACAAAACAAGATGCTTCGGAACAACTTAAGAATGTGCAGGCAGAGTTGGTCCGTCTGAGTGATGTCCTCGAGAAACTGGCTGAATCCCTGCAACACAGGAAATAA